The Channa argus isolate prfri chromosome 14, Channa argus male v1.0, whole genome shotgun sequence genome includes a window with the following:
- the mul3 gene encoding mitochondrial ubiquitin ligase activator of nfkb 1-A: MGDFPVSPLVCIGVGSSFAFAGLFYRLYQDKKKELKKLKEIPVFKPDEHLLKVLKATPHNRLQYVAVEGMVQADGEPLASQFVPRCFGVIQRTTVEEHWQYWSSLTRTWNSQTINRKESSNSVPFSLVSPGAYISDLSVKVQNPLEASGCYLERVYYKLRRAEEGLVNVVLQGLNGEKPVAMEESEKLLRVGSILTGFGEVVLEGGQVIRLQAPQDGRKYILMLTDYRSFIDRHERSETIWKVLTALTGITGTSLLAGVIYNLVGKQDDKSK; this comes from the exons ATGGGTGACTTTCCCGTGAGCCCGTTGGTTTGTATTGGTGTCGGGTCCAGTTTTGCTTTCGCTGGCCTGTTTTATCGTTTATACcaagacaagaagaaagaatTGAAAAAACTGAAG gAAATCCCAGTTTTCAAACCAGACGAGCATTTGCTCAAAGTACTGAAGGCAACTCCCCACAATCGCTTGCAGTATGTTGCTGTGGAAG GTATGGTCCAGGCGGACGGCGAGCCTCTGGCCAGCCAGTTTGTCCCACGGTGCTTTGGGGTGATTCAAAGGACAACAGTGGAGGAACACTGGCAATACTGGAGTTCTTTAACTAGAACATG GAATTCTCAGACCATTAACAGGAAAGAGAGCAGCAACTCTGTGCCCTTCAGCCTGGTCAGCCCTGGAGCCTATATCAGTGACTTATCTGTGAAGGTGCAGAACCCTCTGGAGGCCTCTGGGTGCTACCTGGAGAGGGTTTACTACAAACTAAGACGTGCTGAGGAGGGGTTGGTGAATGTGGTGTTGCAGGGCCTCAATGGGGAGAAACCTGTGGCAATGGAGGAGAGTGAAAAGCTGCTGCGGGTGGGGAGCATCCTGACTGGGTTTGGGGAGGTGGTGCTGGAGGGAGGCCAGGTAATCAGGCTGCAGGCACCACAGGATGGGCGCAAGTACATCCTGATGCTTACTGACTACCGAAGCTTTATAGACCGGCATGAGAGATCAGAAACCATCTGGAAGGTGCTGACTGCACTTACTGGTATCACAGGGACTTCCCTTCTAGCTGGGGTTATTTACAACCTAGTGGGAAAACAAGATGACAAATCAAAGTAG